The Molothrus ater isolate BHLD 08-10-18 breed brown headed cowbird chromosome 9, BPBGC_Mater_1.1, whole genome shotgun sequence genome includes a region encoding these proteins:
- the PTGS2 gene encoding prostaglandin G/H synthase 2 produces MPLLPLALLAALLAAGRAANPCCSNPCQNRGVCMTAGPDRYECDCTRTGFYGQNCTTPEFFTWLKLALKPSPNTVHYILTHFQGVWNIINNIPFLRDTIMRYVLTSRSHLIDSPPTYNSDYNYKSWEAYSNLSYYTRSLPPVGLDCPTPMGVKGKKELPDSKLIVEKFLLRRKFIPDPQGTNVMFTFFAQHFTHQFFKTDQKRGPAFTRALGHGVDLNHIYGETLERQLKLRLRKDGKLKYQMIDGEMYPPTVRDTQAEMLYPPHVPEHLRFSVGQEVFGLVPGLMMYATIWLREHNRVCDVLKHQHPEWDDEQLFQTARLILIGETIKIVIEDYVQHLSGYHFKLKFDPELLFNQKFQYQNRIAAEFNTLYHWHPLLPDTFQIHDQEYTFQQFLYNNSIMLEHGLSHMVKSFSKQSAGRVAGGKNVPAAVQKVAKASIDQSRQMRYQSLNEYRKRFMLKPFQSFEELTGEKEMAAELEELYGDIDAMELYPGLLVEKPRPGAIFGETMVEMGAPFSLKGLMGNAICSPEYWKPSTFGGKVGFDIVNTASLQKLICNNVKGCPFTAFHILPPEPTEATINVSTSKTAMEDINPTLLLKERSAEL; encoded by the exons ATGCCGCTgctgcccctggccctgctggccgCGCTGCTGGCCGCCGGCCGCGCCG CCAACCCTTGCTGCTCGAACCCCTGCCAGAACAGAGGCGTCTGCATGACCGCCGGGCCAGATCGCTACGAGTGCGACTGCACCAGGACAGGCTTCTACGGGCAGAACTGCACCACAC CGGAATTCTTCACGTGGCTGAAGCTAGCATTGAAACCATCACCAAACACTGTCCACTACATCCTCACCCACTTCCAAGGAGTCTGGAATATCATCAACAACATTCCCTTCTTAAGGGACACTATTATGAGATATGTACTAACGT CAAGATCACACTTGATTGACAGCCCACCAACTTACAATAGTGACTACAATTACAAAAGCTGGGAAGCTTATTCCAACCTTTCCTACTACACAAGAAGCCTTCCACCAGTAGGACTTGACTGCCCAACACCAATGGGTGTTAAAG GGAAGAAAGAGCTCCCAGATTCGAAGCTGATCGTGGAGAAGTTTTTGCTGAGGAGAAAGTTTATTCCTGACCCACAAGGCACAAATGTGATGTTCACCTTCTTTGCCCAGCACTTCACCCACCAGTTCTTCAAGACGGACCAGAAGCGGGGCCCTGCCTTCACCAGAGCGCTCGGCCATGGG GTTGACTTGAACCACATTTATGGAGAGACTCTGGAGAGACAACTTAAACTGAGGCTTCGAAAGGATGGAAAGCTAAAATACCAG ATGATCGATGGAGAAATGTACCCTCCGACGGTGCGGGACACACAGGCAGAGATGCTGTACCCGCCCCACGTGCCCGAGCACCTGCGCTTCTCCGTGGGGCAGGAGGTGTTTGGGCTGGTGCCGGGGCTCATGATGTACGCCACGATCTGGCTGCGCGAGCACAACCGCGTCTGCGACGTGCTCAAGCACCAGCACCCCGAGTGGGACGACGAGCAGCTCTTCCAGACCGCCCGGCTCATTCTCATCG GAGAGACAATCAAGATTGTTATAGAGGACTATGTGCAGCACCTGAGTGGGTACCACTTCAAGCTGAAGTTtgaccctgagctgctgttcaACCAGAAGTTCCAGTACCAGAACCGCATTGCAGCCGAGTTCAACACCCTGTACCACTGGCACCCGCTGCTGCCCGACACCTTCCAGATCCACGACCAGGAGTACACCTTCCAGCAGTTCCTCTACAACAACTCCATCATGCTGGAGCATGGACTCTCCCATATGGTCAAATCTTTCTCCAAGCAAAGCGCTGGCAGG GTTGCTGGTGGGAAGAAtgttcctgctgcagtgcagaaagTGGCAAAGGCCTCCATTGACCAAAGCAGGCAGATGAGGTACCAGTCCTTGAACGAGTACAGGAAACGCTTCATGCTGAAACCGTTCCAATCCTTCGAAGAGCTTACAG gagaaaaagagatGGCAgcggagctggaggagctgtaCGGGGACATCGATGCCATGGAGCTGTACCCAGGCCTGCTGGTGGAGAAGCCCCGGCCCGGGGCCATCTTTGGGGAGACCATGGTGGAGATGGGGGCCCCGTTCTCCCTGAAGGGGCTGATGGGCAACGCCATCTGCTCCCCGGAGTACTGGAAGCCCAGCACCTTCGGGGGCAAAGTGGGCTTCGACATCGTCAACACGGCCTCCCTGCAGAAGCTCATCTGCAACAACGTGAAGGGCTGTCCCTTCACCGCCTTCCACATCCTGCCTCCCGAGCCCACCGAGGCCACCATTAACGTTAGTACCTCAAAAACTGCCATGGAAGATATCAACCCCACGCTCCTGCTGAAAGAGCGCTCTGCCGAGCTGTAG